Proteins encoded within one genomic window of Glycine soja cultivar W05 chromosome 1, ASM419377v2, whole genome shotgun sequence:
- the LOC114416133 gene encoding BAG family molecular chaperone regulator 6-like: MMVNIVLLFCSMLCLHSFNLYQGLHPSFREIRKSLARELIILQERLDSIIAKKRQQQMPDADVQEHVEITLMNMQSEEHVQKQQEEKVAVPEDSAEGTRDDVKGPCANDGGSESQSPVDPPSNEGAESVALPNGSDNEDTSQVVASDALNSSSDLSESDKMAVESEAKSEAKDNPIAEDIPIEVDKLDKTVWEELPVGVIDEDINDVSIEREEHDDVRSGSLPAMVNDSAQEGSDSENYAMMELPLGLHEEHERDNEMNISNGETRSENEIFIEELPVGLHDEDTAISKDKRDDQAKPKTYKEVLLAQEGECNADEETSSSTDDTANETQLEQQQKLKEQEKVHSSRVKIEYPEEGELNGDAPMDIRVECKSGEEAGTDTKLLPLTTQVSDNEPENEDVFSEANYVNNKLTEPMEFVPSNDTQKEETPEMVAEGAISADDKYFRCFWYSPLIRIGV, encoded by the coding sequence ATGATGGTTAATATAGTTCTCCTTTTTTGTTCAATGTTATGCTTACATTCGTTCAATCTATATCAGGGTTTGCATCCAAGTTTCAGGGAGATCAGAAAATCCTTGGCTAGGGAGCTCATAATCTTGCAAGAAAGGCTTGATTCTATAATAGCCAAGAAACGTCAGCAGCAGATGCCGGATGCTGATGTTCAGGAACACGTTGAAATCACTCTAATGAACATGCAGAGTGAAGAACATGTGCAAAAGCAGCAAGAAGAAAAGGTTGCTGTACCAGAAGATTCAGCTGAAGGCACTAGGGATGATGTAAAAGGTCCTTGTGCTAATGATGGTGGAAGTGAATCTCAGTCACCAGTTGATCCTCCATCAAATGAGGGAGCAGAGTCTGTTGCACTTCCAAATGGCTCAGATAATGAGGACACCAGCCAAGTGGTTGCATCTGATGCATTGAATTCTTCAAGTGATCTGTCTGAGAGTGACAAAATGGCTGTGGAATCCGAAGCTAAATCAGAAGCGAAAGACAATCCGATTGCGGAAGACATTCCCATTGAGGTTGATAAATTGGACAAGACTGTTTGGGAAGAATTGCCTGTGGGAGTTATTGATGAAGATATCAATGATGTTAGTATTGAGAGGGAAGAACATGATGACGTTAGATCTGGAAGTCTCCCAGCCATGGTGAATGATTCGGCACAAGAAGGATCAGATTCAGAGAACTATGCAATGATGGAACTGCCATTGGGATTACATGAGGAGCATGAAAGGGACAATGAAATGAATATTTCTAATGGAGAAACACGGTCTGAGAATGAGATATTTATTGAGGAGCTTCCTGTGGGACTGCACGATGAGGATACAGCAATATctaaagataagagggatgatcAAGCTAAGCCTAAAACATATAAAGAGGTTCTACTAGCTCAAGAAGGGGAATGCAATGCAGATGAGGAAACAAGTTCTTCCACAGATGACACTGCGAACGAAACTCAACTAGAGCAACAGCAGAAGCTGAAAGAGCAAGAGAAGGTGCATTCTTCTAGGGTAAAAATTGAGTACCCGGAAGAAGGTGAACTCAATGGTGATGCACCAATGGATATAAGAGTTGAGTGCAAGTCAGGTGAGGAAGCTGGAACTGATACTAAGTTGCTTCCTTTGACAACACAAGTCAGTGATAATGAACCAGAAAATGAAGATGTATTCTCAGAAGCAAATTatgtaaataacaaattaaccGAGCCAATGGAGTTTGTACCTTCCAATGACACACAGAAGGAGGAGACACCAGAGATGGTTGCTGAAGGGGCTATTAGTGCTGATGATAAATACTTTAGGTGCTTTTGGTATAGTCCTCTAATCAGAATTGGCGTTTAA
- the LOC114416139 gene encoding uncharacterized protein LOC114416139: MVAEEAISADDKDTETLAQEKTEVSAAPPALQEKNGHGSSSSRSPSPPPSKGNSQATTGETFKTPVSGTRDKAQPNLNHQNAPNTSEKVKPKENTIPVSECMTNENKGVRVLILSYDLLLSY, encoded by the coding sequence ATGGTTGCTGAAGAGGCAATTAGTGCTGATGATAAAGACACAGAAACTTTGGCCCAAGAGAAAACTGAAGTATCTGCTGCACCACCTGCATTGCAAGAGAAAAATGGCCACGGGAGTTCGAGTTCGAGGTCCCCAAGTCCACCTCCATCAAAAGGGAATTCCCAAGCTACAACTGGTGAAACATTCAAGACTCCTGTGAGTGGCACACGTGACAAGGCTCAGCCAAATTTGAATCATCAGAATGCTCCAAACACCAGTGAGAAAGTTAAACCAAAGGAGAACACCATTCCGGTGTCAGAATGCATGACTAATGAAAACAAGGGTGTTAGAGTTTTGATATTATCTTATGATCTTCTCTTGAGCTATTAA